One genomic window of Ilyobacter polytropus DSM 2926 includes the following:
- a CDS encoding trans-sulfuration enzyme family protein: MKINTDLLHAQQKHDPVTGSHVSPLYQTSTFVLPNFDEAVRLNQNIDQGFVYSRFGNPTVDEFERKVAHLEQAEAAVASASGLGAITLAVMSLVKTGDHVIFGDVIYGCTFALFTKILPSLGVAYTIVDTTNPEAIEAAIKPNTVLVYVETPANPTLKISDIEAVSKVTKKHEKVKLVVDSTFASPYLQNPIVLGADMVVHSATKYLCGHGTVTAGVLAGSKELIDRAKMPYLQCFGSVLDPFAAWTIMQGMKTLGVRMEKHCSNAMKVAEFLDNHPMVDKVYYPGLPSHESHETAKKQMKDFGAMMSVDIKGGIDSCRTVMNSVKVFSLATSLGNVDSLIQHSPTMSHFDMTLEERCKVNIFDGQVRISVGIEDVEDLIEDLDQALKSIK; encoded by the coding sequence ATGAAAATTAATACAGATTTACTTCATGCACAACAAAAACATGACCCGGTAACAGGTTCTCATGTGAGTCCATTATATCAAACTTCTACATTTGTACTTCCAAATTTTGACGAAGCTGTAAGATTAAATCAGAATATTGATCAAGGATTTGTATATAGTAGATTTGGAAATCCAACAGTTGATGAATTTGAAAGAAAGGTGGCTCATTTAGAACAAGCAGAAGCCGCCGTAGCATCTGCTTCAGGTTTAGGAGCCATAACACTAGCCGTAATGTCATTAGTAAAGACCGGAGATCATGTTATTTTTGGTGATGTTATTTATGGATGTACATTTGCCTTATTTACAAAAATATTACCATCTCTTGGTGTCGCATATACTATTGTAGATACAACAAACCCTGAGGCTATAGAAGCAGCAATTAAGCCTAATACCGTACTGGTATATGTAGAAACACCAGCAAATCCAACTCTTAAAATAAGTGATATAGAAGCTGTTTCAAAAGTAACGAAAAAACATGAAAAAGTAAAGCTTGTTGTGGATAGTACATTTGCATCACCATATCTACAAAATCCAATTGTTTTAGGTGCTGATATGGTTGTACACAGTGCAACCAAATATCTTTGTGGACATGGGACGGTAACTGCAGGAGTTCTTGCAGGAAGTAAAGAATTAATTGATAGAGCTAAAATGCCGTATCTTCAGTGTTTTGGATCTGTTTTGGATCCATTTGCAGCATGGACAATTATGCAGGGGATGAAAACGTTGGGTGTTAGAATGGAAAAACATTGCTCTAATGCAATGAAGGTTGCGGAATTCCTTGATAATCATCCAATGGTAGATAAGGTATATTATCCAGGTTTACCGTCCCATGAAAGTCATGAGACTGCCAAAAAACAAATGAAAGATTTTGGAGCAATGATGAGTGTTGATATAAAAGGTGGAATTGATTCATGTAGAACTGTAATGAATTCAGTAAAAGTATTTAGTCTTGCAACAAGTCTTGGAAATGTAGATTCGTTGATTCAACATTCTCCAACTATGAGTCACTTTGACATGACTCTAGAAGAAAGATGTAAAGTTAATATCTTTGATGGTCAAGTACGAATTTCAGTAGGAATTGAAGATGTTGAAGATTTAATAGAAGATTTAGATCAAGCACTTAAATCTATTAAATAA
- a CDS encoding 2-oxoacid:acceptor oxidoreductase family protein: MSNLVEIRWHGRGGQGAKTASLLLADAAFTIGKFVQGFPEYGPERMGAPITAYNRISGEKIRVHSNIYEPDYVVVVDDTLLSAVDVTKGLKKEGAIIINTSIPQKEILSKLKKYDGNVFLCDARKISEESLGKNFPNTPMLGAVVKVSGIMSEEEFLGSMEESFKHKFASKPEVIKGNMKALKVSMGEVKICEK; the protein is encoded by the coding sequence ATGTCTAATTTGGTAGAAATAAGATGGCATGGGAGAGGGGGCCAAGGCGCCAAGACAGCATCGCTGCTTTTGGCAGATGCAGCCTTTACAATTGGGAAATTTGTACAGGGATTTCCAGAATACGGTCCTGAGAGGATGGGGGCACCGATAACTGCATATAACAGGATAAGTGGCGAAAAAATAAGAGTTCACTCAAATATTTATGAGCCTGATTATGTAGTTGTAGTAGATGACACTCTTTTAAGCGCAGTTGACGTTACAAAAGGGCTTAAAAAAGAAGGGGCAATTATAATAAATACGTCAATACCTCAGAAAGAGATTTTAAGTAAACTAAAAAAATATGATGGAAATGTATTTTTGTGTGATGCAAGAAAAATCTCAGAGGAATCTCTCGGAAAGAATTTCCCTAACACTCCTATGCTTGGAGCTGTTGTAAAGGTAAGTGGTATTATGAGTGAAGAGGAGTTTTTGGGATCTATGGAGGAATCTTTTAAGCATAAGTTTGCCTCAAAACCTGAAGTTATAAAAGGAAATATGAAAGCGTTGAAAGTTTCCATGGGAGAGGTGAAGATCTGTGAAAAATAA
- a CDS encoding 4Fe-4S binding protein, with protein sequence MKNKKGMVIDENIKWQDITPGGIVYGGGTSEAVNTGDWRTKKPVFIEGKCKQCLLCTPVCPDMSIPIKDGKRADFNYYFCKGCGICYEVCPFDAIKMENE encoded by the coding sequence GTGAAAAATAAAAAAGGTATGGTAATTGACGAAAATATTAAATGGCAGGACATAACTCCAGGGGGAATAGTCTATGGTGGTGGAACTTCTGAAGCTGTAAATACAGGGGATTGGAGAACGAAAAAACCAGTTTTTATAGAGGGTAAATGCAAACAGTGCCTGCTTTGTACACCTGTATGCCCAGACATGTCTATCCCAATAAAGGATGGCAAAAGAGCTGACTTTAATTATTATTTTTGTAAGGGTTGCGGAATATGTTACGAGGTATGTCCTTTTGATGCAATAAAAATGGAAAATGAATAG
- the porA gene encoding 2-ketoisovalerate ferredoxin oxidoreductase subunit alpha: MAIKERMSGNESIAIAMRQINPDVLPAFPITPSTEIPQYFSKYVADGLVQTEFIPVESEHSAMSAAIGAQAAGARTTSATSSAGLALMWEMLHVAASCKLPITLACVNRALTGPININADHSDSMGARDTGWIQIYSETNQEAYDNYIQAVRIAEHKDVMLPAMVCQDGFITSHAVENIELLEDKEVRDFVGEYAPEDSLLNPGYPISHGPYDTATFYMEHKRLQAESMKKAKKVILSVAEEFKKVSGREYGLFEEYRMEDAEYAMVIINSSAGTAKVAVDELRKEGKKVGLIKIRVFRPFPMEELAEALKHLKAIAVMDKSEGFSSAGGPIFAEVRSAMYDLSEKPSVVNYIYGLGGRDFTVDSAKQVYDEIEDIKGTSIDDIYRYLGVRG, translated from the coding sequence ATGGCAATAAAAGAAAGAATGTCAGGAAACGAATCAATAGCTATAGCAATGAGGCAGATAAATCCTGATGTATTACCTGCCTTTCCAATAACTCCGTCTACAGAAATTCCACAGTATTTTTCAAAGTATGTGGCAGATGGATTGGTGCAAACAGAATTTATACCGGTAGAATCAGAACACAGTGCTATGTCAGCAGCGATAGGAGCTCAGGCAGCAGGAGCAAGAACTACATCAGCAACTTCATCAGCCGGTCTTGCCCTTATGTGGGAGATGCTCCATGTGGCTGCTTCCTGTAAATTACCAATAACACTTGCATGCGTAAACAGAGCTCTTACCGGGCCAATTAATATAAATGCAGATCACAGTGACTCTATGGGAGCTAGAGACACAGGGTGGATTCAAATATATAGCGAAACAAATCAAGAAGCTTATGATAACTATATTCAAGCAGTAAGAATTGCAGAGCACAAAGATGTTATGTTGCCTGCAATGGTGTGCCAGGACGGATTTATAACAAGTCATGCTGTTGAAAACATAGAACTTCTAGAAGATAAAGAAGTAAGGGATTTTGTAGGAGAATACGCTCCAGAAGATAGTCTCTTAAATCCAGGGTATCCTATTTCTCATGGTCCTTATGATACGGCAACTTTTTATATGGAACATAAAAGACTTCAGGCAGAGTCTATGAAAAAAGCTAAGAAAGTTATTCTTTCAGTGGCTGAAGAATTTAAAAAAGTTTCAGGAAGAGAGTACGGACTTTTTGAAGAATACAGAATGGAAGATGCAGAATATGCAATGGTTATAATCAACTCATCTGCTGGAACTGCAAAGGTAGCAGTGGATGAGCTTAGAAAAGAGGGTAAAAAAGTAGGACTTATCAAGATAAGGGTATTCAGACCATTCCCGATGGAGGAACTGGCAGAGGCTCTGAAGCATCTTAAGGCTATTGCCGTTATGGATAAAAGTGAAGGGTTTTCTTCAGCGGGGGGACCTATTTTTGCTGAAGTAAGATCGGCAATGTATGATCTATCTGAAAAGCCAAGTGTTGTAAACTACATCTATGGTCTAGGTGGAAGAGATTTCACTGTTGATTCGGCGAAACAGGTGTATGATGAAATCGAAGACATAAAAGGAACATCTATAGATGACATATACAGATACCTTGGTGTAAGAGGATAG